CTACATCCTAAGATAACACCACGCATAATGTTGACCAATTTATCGGAtttccaccacccccccccccccccccacgatcccCATTTACCTACAGAAGCATAAGTCTGGGTGAGTAAGGAACAACCAACATACAACAGTATACCTCAGCTACATCCTAAGATAACACCACGCATAATATTGACCAATTTATCGGatttccacccccccccccccccaccgagcAATTAACAATCTTTACCGTGCATGTATTGCAAACCTTAATTGTCAGCACAAGACCACAAGACCACAGCAATTACAGGTATTATTAACTGTAATTAAAACCACACTGTTATTTACATTGGCCAAATAAATATTCTTACATTGTCTTGCAGCCGGTTCCCTCTGTTTTGCGGCGCTCCGCCTCAGCTCGCTTCTCCCTGCAGTGTCGCATCCAGGGCGCTACACTCTTTGGTCGCAAAGCTTCATCACCATAGATATCCATGATAAATATTGTGTTCTTTTGCCCAATCATAATCCTGCTAGACAAAAGATAAACTTTTTTTTCACAAGTTTTCTATCATAGGTAACTGGAATAAGAATGTTGAAAACTGGGCACTTGATATATAAAAGAATGGAGTTGGCAGTCCGCCGGGTCACAATTTACAGATGCATGTTTTGACAAAGCGAAAGCTCCATAATTGCTGAGACTAAACTACATCATTGGTTTCCATCTAGAGAGCATGTAGCGAAGCAACTCTCTTACCCAGTCAGGAAATTAAATTAAGAAATAACAAGGACATTTACCTTTGTAAACCCATCAGACGTACTATGGCAACAACAGGTCCACCGCCGCCTAAGTTAATGATTCTCTTGAGCCTGGCGAATATGCAGCAACAATTTCCCATGATGAGAGCAAAAAATACATATGTGCAATACAAGTACCTCATGTTACACATTTAGTACCAGAATCCTTGACAGCATAGGCTGATTGCTAACACGCAACCACATGGGCATGCCGTTCAATGTTATGATACAATGGTAATTACCTGAAATCAGTGGAGCTCCACAGATGAATGATGCCATGTTCTGTTCCTGTAATTATAACTGGAAGGTTTGGATGGGCAAGGACACAATGAACTGGTGACATAGCTTCGAGCGTATGAATGCACTCTCTTTTCTGCAAGTCCCAGATCTGATTTAAAGAACATATCAAGTGGACTTTAGCATTATATGTTCTCCTAAAAGGAGGATCATCCTGGCATCTGCAACTAGCATTAATGTAATACGCCTATTGTATTAATTAGCTGGTATGGTGTTTGATGATAATGGCACATATACCTTGGCAGTGCAATCCTTGGAGCCACTGGTCAAATATTGTTGAGCTCCACGTGTGATAAAATCAAGGGATAGAACTTGCTCCGAATGCCCAGGCAAAGAATATTCAGGGACAGAAGAATCAAGCCTCCAAATCTGAACATCAAGTTTAGGTATATAGTATTACCTTCTCAAAACATGCACTCACCCCACTTTATAGATAAAGTAGAAACTTAAAGTACACGGCCAAAATTCAGTTAGTGAAAAATTCAAGCAGACAAACCTGTACGTGGCTGTACAAAGACCCACTTGCAAAAGTGTTGTTGTCATTAGGGCTAAATGCAAATGGCCGTAAAGCACCAGGAAATGTTTGTATGCGGTTCCAGCGCTGGTCCCAGTCCAAAAGCACTGAACTTGGTGACAACAcgtacggtaggattggatgaatGGCTAGTTCTGAGAAGTTCAACATTCTACTAGGTTCAACACTCCtgatcttttttatttttgttacacATGCGCAGTCGTACACATGGAGGTGACCGCCATATGTCAGAGCTACAATCCATTCCCTTCTTGTAATAAATTTGATGCTGCTTACTGCAATAAGGGTGGACAATTTGGTTAGTACTCCATGTCAGTGTATATTTATACGAAAATTCAAGCTTAATTTTTATAGGTATGAGTCACAAATAGTACCTTCATAATCGGAGACTTTAAAAACATTCATCGGGTACTGCATACCGCACAAAATGACTCTGTTAGTTAAGTGCAAAAGGCCGAGGCATACATTTTCACTTGCCAATATATATACATATTGCAAAAGTCTTTGTTGTGATGACCGTTTACACTTAGCAATGGCATAAATATATTCGAAGTATTAATATAACTATATACATATTGAGAGAACACATTAGCTTGCCTTCATCTCATGGTTCCATACACGGGCATATCCACTAGCATGCCCAGTCAAAATCCTGTGTGATAATATGAAATGTATCACAGGATATAATGACATCCAATACATTCACTTCAACATATGAACTGAAATATGTACAATCCCTTATTGACCTATGCACTCACCATGGCTTTGTTGGATGTGCATCTAGTGAACGCAAACTGTCAGGATTATACTTCGTCAATATATTCTGGTCCAACAAAAATGTAGTCAACATCAGAAACACTACCTAAAATTAAGTTGGATGATCCATATACAAAAGTTGACTATGGGTGGCAGGCCCATTGTTTGTAAAATTTGCTAGTGGGAAAGCAAATGCATTGATGTCAATGCATAGAGTAACTGAAGTGATGATAGAGTTAGTTCTTTGACAACACACAGGCACACACATATAGACACATTTATCAACACTTCATAACTTCCTCGGCTGAAAAAAAATTCTGGGCTGAAAGAGTACTGAACTGCCTAGGAATCTAGGATGTGTAAGTAACTGCTGGTGGTCTGTTTGTAGTTCACCCAAATGAACATGTGACTCCCCAAAAAAAATGAACATGTGACTCCTGATAATGAAATATCAAAAAAGAATGTCCCATATAATGTGGGCTTCCTGCGCTAAAGATGTGAACATCCCTGAAAAAAAATCAAACTCCCCAACAAAACAAAAAGATATGAACATGATACTTGATATTAGTGTTAGTGGAGGACCAACTCACCTCGCATGTCATCTCTTCTTGCGTCACATAAATAGCTTCTAGTGTCACCTCATGCACCATATTCCCAAGTTCTTTGGCCTCCTCAAAAAATTCATCAAAATCGGACATGTCTTCGGATGCCATGATGTGCTTATCTCCATATAAACAGCTGTGAATAACGAGATCAAAGTCTGTCTCTTTCTTTAGCTTCATCTCCTCTTTCGTTGTCACGATCAAAGTGTAGTTGGATCTACGAGGCACAATGCCGTACAATGGCATCTTTTCAAAGCACCATGGGGATTTGCCGCTCTTGTCTACAAGTTTAAATCCCACATTTTCATCTGTGTTGTTTGTTAGGTGCAGTGAGCACGGGATGGGCTCATTGGGATGATATGGGAAGTGGAGTTCTGTTGGGTAGACGTCAAGTAAAGGTAGCTTGCTGATGGATCTTGAGATTTCCTGCTAAACAGATGAAGCATTGGAATGCCATGTATGGGTGCGCACAACTTGCATGAACATTAAAATTAATATAGGAGTGAATTCCACATTTTACCCCCTAGATATGCATATGTGACTCTACTTACCCGTCAAGTGAAAATTCATTTAGAATACCCTTTTAGAAGCTCTGGACCCTCGTTTTCTGATGCGTGTCCATTAGGCAAGGTGTGAGGTGATGCCCAGGGTCCAAAAATCTCAAGACGATGATGAGGAATGGAACAGACGGACAAGAGAAGTCTGGACATGATGCAACATGCTGATCCTAACTAACATAAACGAGCAAAATGAAAAATTGGGGTAAAACCATGTGTCACAAATCTGATATTTCGATAGAAGTTCCACTAAATGGTGTAATTTGTGTCACAAATGTACAACTACAAGGTAAAAAGTGGAATTCACTCTTAATATAATTAAGAGTTCAATTTGCAATATTGAAGAACCAACTGATAAGCTCTTGACTTCCAGAAACTGAACGAGAAGTAAAAAATGAATGAACTCACCTTAGACATTGTGTCTCCCGCATGTTGTATCATATCTACACTTAACTCCTGCTCATAATCCATTGATTGCTTTTGATAACTCACACTCTCAACATCCATAATTGCTATGGTGCGAAACTGTCCAATCACAACCCTATCATATGATAGTTCCCATATAACATTATAAGTTTTCCATGATAAATAGGAGGCAGGGTTGTACAGCTAAGAAATATATGCTCTAAAGATGTAAATAGAAAATTATGACAACACACCTTCCCATCACACATGCGAGATGGTCGACAGCTCCAAGAGAACCAATCTTGATGATTCCTTTAAGCATCGGGGGTGATGAATATATCCTACGGGAATCCTTTTTATCAGCAAGTAGAATGGCAATCCATGATGATCGAGTGAGTACATTTGTTCAAAATCAGTACTTGACTAACTAACAGTGTGCGAAAAAACAAATGGCTGACTAATGGGCATGCTTCATAAGAGCACCAGCAATATCTTGATGATTCCTTTAAGCGTCGGGGGTGATGAATATATCCTACGGGAATCCTTTTTATCAGCAAGTAGAATGGCAATCCATGATGATCGAGTGAGTACATTTGTTCAAAATCAGTACTTGACTAACTAACAGTGTGCGAAAAAACAAATGGCTGACTAATGGGCATGCTTCATAAGAACACCAGCAATATATTGTTTATTACATATGAGAACTGGGCAATTGCTAGCCCAGTGATAAGGTTGCAGTGGCGCATCCTTCCAATTATTTCTCCCAGGTGTGTTCTATATTAATATGGTGTCCTCAGAGTTCCTCCCCATTGGGTCTTGTTTTCTTACAGTTACTACATTTCAAATTGCCTAAAAAATAGCGTTACCTCAAAAACATTACCTGAAATTTTTTGTGCTCCACAAATAAATAGTACCATCGAGTGAACCTGTAATTAGAGTCTGAAGATCGGGTTGGTGCATGACAGAACTAATTGGAGATACGGAAGCTTCAAGTGTATATGCACATATCTTCTTCTCCAAATGCCATATCTGATTTGGATGAAAAGAAAAATCATGACTTATTACGAGAGCTGCTGTATGTACTCTATGAGCATGACAGACCTTGGCAGTGTTATCACTTGATCCTGTAACCAACAACTCTTGATCGTGACTGGTGAAAAAATCCAAGCAGCTCACTGTTGATGAATGCCCAGAAAGATCATAGCTAGATTTTTGTGAATCAATACTCCGAACCTGCACAACAATCGTTCAAAggatatcataaaaggatataAAGGTGCAGTAGCAATACTTTCCTTCATCATACTAAAATTTAggaataacacacacacacacacacacagagagagggagagagagagacagagagacagagagacagagagagagagagagagagagagagagagagagagacctccaCTGAATAATGTGCCATTGAAATACTAGCGATTGTGTCATTTCTGTTAAATACGACTTGATATGCTGGCCCATCCATTTGAAATATCTGTACGCACTCCCAACCCTTGTCCCAGTCCCAAAGTTTAATGTGTGTACTCGCTGACAGCAAATACGACTGGGTTGGATGAACGGCCAGTGACCAAATACTCTCAAATATACCAGCTGTAACAGCTCTGAAACTTGTGATCTTTCGCTCTTGTTCATATTCGTACACATGGACAAGACCATCTTGTGTCCCAGCAACAATCCAATGCTTTCTTGCAACAAATTTAACGCACAGAACTGCAAAGGCAGGAGACTATTTTATTGACATGGCACCATGCATGATGGACGTACAAACAAAAGTCAGAAATCATACCTTTGCTCGCTGAGACATTAAGCGCATCCACCTTTCTCTGCCGTAATAAAGAAACTACTATGTTAGTCCATGGAGACCAAAGCAAGCCGAGAGGCATCAGTAGAGTATTTATCGTAAAAATAAATACTACACACTTGCCTGTGTCTTACAGTCCCAAATGCGAACGTATCCTCTGTCATCTCCTAATATCATCCTGCCACAAATAATTAATGAACTAATTATCCAAGAATCATGTATGTGCAATTTTCCATGCCTACATGTCAAAAAGCAAACCCCATTCATGTACTCAGACATAAAAGAGAGGTCCCATGAGGAACTGAAATGAAACTATGAACTGATCTGGGAGGCCATTCCTGAGCTAATGTAACACAGGAGACTGTTCTTTGTCTGCATTTTGTAATATCGAGCAATATTTTCATGCAATATCTTCCCAGAAATATAGAGGTTCCACATGAAAATATTCACCAATGAATATAATAAATCAAGAAAAGTCACTTCATTTGACTTCTGTGTGCTAAACTGCTAATGCATATAGATTTTATATGTGTATACACTCACCATTGGTTGGTCTGGTTTGTGTCCAACTTATAACTGTAGGTGCCTTGCACCATGCATATTATCTGATTCAGCAAGGATATGGTTAGTGTCTGGTCGAGGACCTCCTCAAACGACAGAGAGAAGATATGATTCATACCTTTGTTGCATGTGAGATTGGCTGCAAGATATATGATCATGCGTGTTAGTGCAGTCCAGAACCAATACCACAAAATATGAGTGAAAAGAACACAAAAAGGGAAGTTACATTTAAATTAGATTATCAACATTTCAATTTAAGCGAGACCAATCTCTATCTATCCATCTTCCATAACATAGACTGCTTAAGTAGTAGTAATTGTGCTAAAAGTCATGGCTGAGATTGGCGCCCATATTTAATTTTATTCCCACCCAGTAATTGGTGGTCGAGACGATGC
The sequence above is drawn from the Triticum aestivum cultivar Chinese Spring chromosome 7A, IWGSC CS RefSeq v2.1, whole genome shotgun sequence genome and encodes:
- the LOC123149913 gene encoding uncharacterized protein isoform X2, which codes for MVGQAITTQHDLEYMLVDPTLEPTALPLSLLSEITHGFSDDMEIGRGGFATVYKATLENGAVAVKKLRNTHIHEKEFLGEIKCLVKLKHKNIVRFLVYCSDTQGNMANYNGTLVMADVQERLLCFEYLHKGSLVAYIKDSSRELEWRERYQVIKGICEGLNYLHQENILHLDLKPENILLDEDMNPKITDFGLSRCFEEDQTRCITDNVGGTLGYLAPEFQSGEITHKFDLYSLGVIIIEMLTGKKGYQTTENVLEIWNNPTVDTLQWEQIRVCAKIGIECTDFNPAKRPASMKHIIDRLEETECSIHLIPTGGTSQLLTLQQFNLCFTFEPNKVMTCPLQLTNNTNKHVAFRLTDKNMEPSFLNLPLYGLVPPNTPYTLIVATKGKEDLPRKYIIDVFLQSATFILGDDGHIKTFQQQPNKFFQEMENEVQVAKLKALYTLPRDITPSSSMPISHATKIICMVQGTYSYKLDTNQTNQWMILGDDRGYVRIWDCKTQRKVDALNVSASKVLCVKFVARKHWIVAGTQDGLVHVYEYEQERKITSFRAVTAGIFESIWSLAVHPTQSYLLSASTHIKLWDWDKGWECVQIFQMDGPAYQVVFNRNDTIASISMAHYSVEVRSIDSQKSSYDLSGHSSTVSCLDFFTSHDQELLVTGSSDNTAKIWHLEKKICAYTLEASVSPISSVMHQPDLQTLITGSLDGTIYLWSTKNFRIYSSPPMLKGIIKIGSLGAVDHLACVMGRVVIGQFRTIAIMDVESVSYQKQSMDYEQELSVDMIQHAGDTMSKQEISRSISKLPLLDVYPTELHFPYHPNEPIPCSLHLTNNTDENVGFKLVDKSGKSPWCFEKMPLYGIVPRRSNYTLIVTTKEEMKLKKETDFDLVIHSCLYGDKHIMASEDMSDFDEFFEEAKELGNMVHEVTLEAIYVTQEEMTCENILTKYNPDSLRSLDAHPTKPWILTGHASGYARVWNHEMKYPMNVFKVSDYEVSSIKFITRREWIVALTYGGHLHVYDCACVTKIKKIRSVEPSRMLNFSELAIHPILPYVLSPSSVLLDWDQRWNRIQTFPGALRPFAFSPNDNNTFASGSLYSHVQIWRLDSSVPEYSLPGHSEQVLSLDFITRGAQQYLTSGSKDCTAKIWDLQKRECIHTLEAMSPVHCVLAHPNLPVIITGTEHGIIHLWSSTDFRLKRIINLGGGGPVVAIVRLMGLQSRIMIGQKNTIFIMDIYGDEALRPKSVAPWMRHCREKRAEAERRKTEGTGCKTM
- the LOC123149913 gene encoding uncharacterized protein isoform X5, giving the protein MVGQAITTQHDLEYMLVDPTLEPTALPLSLLSEITHGFSDDMEIGRGGFATVYKATLENGAVAVKKLRNTHIHEKEFLGEIKCLVKLKHKNIVRFLVYCSDTQGNMANYNGTLVMADVQERLLCFEYLHKGSLVAYIKDSSRELEWRERYQVIKGICEGLNYLHQENILHLDLKPENILLDEDMNPKITDFGLSRCFEEDQTRCITDNVGGTLGYLAPEFQSGEITHKFDLYSLGVIIIEMLTGKKGYQTTENVLEIWNNPTVDTLQWEQIRVCAKIGIECTDFNPAKRPASMKHIIDRLEETECSIHLIPTGGTSQLLTLQQFNLCFTFEPNKVMTCPLQLTNNTNKHVAFRLTDKNMEPSFLNLPLYGLVPPNTPYTLIVATKGKEDLPRKYIIDVFLQSATFILGDDGHIKTFQQQPNKFFQEMENEVQVAKLKALYTLPRDITPSSSMPISHATKIICMVQGTYSYKLDTNQTNQWMILGDDRGYVRIWDCKTQRKVDALNVSASKVLCVKFVARKHWIVAGTQDGLVHVYEYEQERKITSFRAVTAGIFESIWSLAVHPTQSYLLSASTHIKLWDWDKGWECVQIFQMDGPAYQVVFNRNDTIASISMAHYSVEVRSIDSQKSSYDLSGHSSTVSCLDFFTSHDQELLVTGSSDNTAKIWHLEKKICAYTLEASVSPISSVMHQPDLQTLITGSLDGTIYLWSTKNFRIYSSPPMLKGIIKIGSLGAVDHLACVMGRVVIGQFRTIAIMDVESVSYQKQSMDYEQELSVDMIQHAGDTMSKQEISRSISKLPLLDVYPTELHFPYHPNEPIPCSLHLTNNTDENVGFKLVDKSGKSPWCFEKMPLYGIVPRRSNYTLIVTTKEEMKLKKETDFDLVIHSCLYGDKHIMASEDMSDFDEFFEEAKELGNMVHEVTLEAIYVTQEEMTCENILTKYNPDSLRSLDAHPTKPWILTGHASGYARVWNHEMKYPMNVFKVSDYEVSSIKFITRREWIVALTYGGHLHVYDCACVTKIKKIRSVEPSRMLNFSELAIHPILPYVLSPSSVLLDWDQRWNRIQTFPGALRPFAFSPNDNNTFASGSLYSHVQIWRLDSSVPEYSLPGHSEQVLSLDFITRGAQQYLTSGSKDCTAKIWDLQKRECIHTLEAMSPVHCVLAHPNLPVIITGTEHGIIHLWSSTDFRLKRIINLGGGGPVVAIVRLMGLQRIMIGQKNTIFIMDIYGDEALRPKSVAPWMRHCREKRAEAERRKTEGTGCKTM
- the LOC123149913 gene encoding uncharacterized protein isoform X10, whose protein sequence is MVGQAITTQHDLEYMLVDPTLEPTALPLSLLSEITHGFSDDMEIGRGGFATVYKATLENGAVAVKKLRNTHIHEKEFLGEIKCLVKLKHKNIVRFLVYCSDTQGNMANYNGTLVMADVQERLLCFEYLHKGSLVAYIKDSSRELEWRERYQVIKGICEGLNYLHQENILHLDLKPENILLDEDMNPKITDFGLSRCFEEDQTRCITDNVGGTLGYLAPEFQSGEITHKFDLYSLGVIIIEMLTGKKGYQTTENVLEIWNNPTVDTLQWEQIRVCAKIGIECTDFNPAKRPASMKHIIDRLEETECSIHLIPTGGTSQLLTLQQFNLCFTFEPNKVMTCPLQLTNNTNKHVAFRLTDKNMEPSFLNLPLYGLVPPNTPYTLIVATKGKEDLPRKYIIDVFLQSATFILGDDGHIKTFQQQPNKFFQEMENEVQVAKLKALYTLPRDITPSSSMPISHATKIICMVQGTYSYKLDTNQTNQWMILGDDRGYVRIWDCKTQRKVDALNVSASKVLCVKFVARKHWIVAGTQDGLVHVYEYEQERKITSFRAVTAGIFESIWSLAVHPTQSYLLSASTHIKLWDWDKGWECVQIFQMDGPAYQVVFNRNDTIASISMAHYSVEVRSIDSQKSSYDLSGHSSTVSCLDFFTSHDQELLVTGSSDNTAKIWHLEKKICAYTLEASVSPISSVMHQPDLQTLITGSLDGTIYLWSTKNFRIYSSPPMLKGIIKIGSLGAVDHLACVMGRVVIGQFRTIAIMDVESVSYQKQSMDYEQELSVDMIQHAGDTMSKEISRSISKLPLLDVYPTELHFPYHPNEPIPCSLHLTNNTDENVGFKLVDKSGKSPWCFEKMPLYGIVPRRSNYTLIVTTKEEMKLKKETDFDLVIHSCLYGDKHIMASEDMSDFDEFFEEAKELGNMVHEVTLEAIYVTQEEMTCENILTKYNPDSLRSLDAHPTKPWILTGHASGYARVWNHEMKYPMNVFKVSDYEVSSIKFITRREWIVALTYGGHLHVYDCACVTKIKKIRSVEPSRMLNFSELAIHPILPYVLSPSSVLLDWDQRWNRIQTFPGALRPFAFSPNDNNTFASGSLYSHVQIWRLDSSVPEYSLPGHSEQVLSLDFITRGAQQYLTSGSKDCTAKIWDLQKRECIHTLEAMSPVHCVLAHPNLPVIITGTEHGIIHLWSSTDFRLKRIINLGGGGPVVAIVRLMGLQRIMIGQKNTIFIMDIYGDEALRPKSVAPWMRHCREKRAEAERRKTEGTGCKTM
- the LOC123149913 gene encoding uncharacterized protein isoform X6 → MVGQAITTQHDLEYMLVDPTLEPTALPLSLLSEITHGFSDDMEIGRGGFATVYKATLENGAVAVKKLRNTHIHEKEFLGEIKCLVKLKHKNIVRFLVYCSDTQGNMANYNGTLVMADVQERLLCFEYLHKGSLVAYIKDSSRELEWRERYQVIKGICEGLNYLHQENILHLDLKPENILLDEDMNPKITDFGLSRCFEEDQTRCITDNVGGTLGYLAPEFQSGEITHKFDLYSLGVIIIEMLTGKKGYQTTENVLEIWNNPTVDTLQWEQIRVCAKIGIECTDFNPAKRPASMKHIIDRLEETECSIHLIPTGGTSQLLTLQQFNLCFTFEPNKVMTCPLQLTNNTNKHVAFRLTDKNMEPSFLNLPLYGLVPPNTPYTLIVATKGKEDLPRKYIIDVFLQSATFILGDDGHIKTFQQQPNKFFQEMENEVQVAKLKALYTLPRDITPSSSMPISHATKIICMVQGTYSYKLDTNQTNQWMILGDDRGYVRIWDCKTQRKVDALNVSASKVLCVKFVARKHWIVAGTQDGLVHVYEYEQERKITSFRAVTAGIFESIWSLAVHPTQSYLLSASTHIKLWDWDKGWECVQIFQMDGPAYQVVFNRNDTIASISMAHYSVEVRSIDSQKSSYDLSGHSSTVSCLDFFTSHDQELLVTGSSDNTAKIWHLEKKICAYTLEASVSPISSVMHQPDLQTLITGSLDGTIYLWSTKNFRIYSSPPMLKGIIKIGSLGAVDHLACVMGRVVIGQFRTIAIMDVESVSYQKQSMDYEQELSVDMIQHAGDTMSKQEISRSISKLPLLDVYPTELHFPYHPNEPIPCSLHLTNNTDENVGFKLVDKSGKSPWCFEKMPLYGIVPRRSNYTLIVTTKEEMKLKKETDFDLVIHSCLYGDKHIMASEDMSDFDEFFEEAKELGNMVHEVTLEAIYVTQEEMTCENILTKYNPDSLRSLDAHPTKPWILTGHASGYARVWNHEMKYPMNVFKVSDYEVSSIKFITRREWIVALTYGGHLHVYDCACVTKIKKIRSVEPSRMLNFSELAIHPILPYVLSPSSVLLDWDQRWNRIQTFPGALRPFAFSPNDNNTFASGSLYSHVQIWRLDSSVPEYSLPGHSEQVLSLDFITRGAQQYLTSGSKDCTAKIWDLQKRECIHTLEAMSPVHCVLAHPNLPVIITGTEHGIIHLWSSTDFRLKRIINLGGGGPVVAIVRLMGLQRIMIGQKNTIFIMDIYGDEALRPKSVAPWMRHCREKRAEAERRKTEGTGCKTM
- the LOC123149913 gene encoding uncharacterized protein isoform X9, with product MVGQAITTQHDLEYMLVDPTLEPTALPLSLLSEITHGFSDDMEIGRGGFATVYKATLENGAVAVKKLRNTHIHEKEFLGEIKCLVKLKHKNIVRFLVYCSDTQGNMANYNGTLVMADVQERLLCFEYLHKGSLVAYIKDSSRELEWRERYQVIKGICEGLNYLHQENILHLDLKPENILLDEDMNPKITDFGLSRCFEEDQTRCITDNVGGTLGYLAPEFQSGEITHKFDLYSLGVIIIEMLTGKKGYQTTENVLEIWNNPTVDTLQWEQIRVCAKIGIECTDFNPAKRPASMKHIIDRLEETECSIHLIPTGGTSQLLTLQQFNLCFTFEPNKVMTCPLQLTNNTNKHVAFRLTDKNMEPSFLNLPLYGLVPPNTPYTLIVATKGKEDLPRKYIIDVFLQSATFILGDDGHIKTFQQQPNKFFQEMENEVQVAKLKALYTLPRDITPSSSMPISHATKIICMVQGTYSYKLDTNQTNQWMILGDDRGYVRIWDCKTQRKVDALNVSASKVLCVKFVARKHWIVAGTQDGLVHVYEYEQERKITSFRAVTAGIFESIWSLAVHPTQSYLLSASTHIKLWDWDKGWECVQIFQMDGPAYQVVFNRNDTIASISMAHYSVEVRSIDSQKSSYDLSGHSSTVSCLDFFTSHDQELLVTGSSDNTAKIWHLEKKICAYTLEASVSPISSVMHQPDLQTLITGSLDGTIYLWSTKNFRIYSSPPMLKGIIKIGSLGAVDHLACVMGRVVIGQFRTIAIMDVESVSYQKQSMDYEQELSVDMIQHAGDTMSKQEISRSISKLPLLDVYPTELHFPYHPNEPIPCSLHLTNNTDENVGFKLVDKSGKSPWCFEKMPLYGIVPRRSNYTLIVTTKEEMKLKKETDFDLVIHSCLYGDKHIMASEDMSDFDEFFEEAKELGNMVHEVTLEAIYVTQEEMTCEYPMNVFKVSDYEVSSIKFITRREWIVALTYGGHLHVYDCACVTKIKKIRSVEPSRMLNFSELAIHPILPYVLSPSSVLLDWDQRWNRIQTFPGALRPFAFSPNDNNTFASGSLYSHVQIWRLDSSVPEYSLPGHSEQVLSLDFITRGAQQYLTSGSKDCTAKIWDLQKRECIHTLEAMSPVHCVLAHPNLPVIITGTEHGIIHLWSSTDFRLKRIINLGGGGPVVAIVRLMGLQSRIMIGQKNTIFIMDIYGDEALRPKSVAPWMRHCREKRAEAERRKTEGTGCKTM
- the LOC123149913 gene encoding uncharacterized protein isoform X1, producing MVGQAITTQHDLEYMLVDPTLEPTALPLSLLSEITHGFSDDMEIGRGGFATVYKATLENGAVAVKKLRNTHIHEKEFLGEIKCLVKLKHKNIVRFLVYCSDTQGNMANYNGTLVMADVQERLLCFEYLHKGSLVAYIKDSSRELEWRERYQVIKGICEGLNYLHQENILHLDLKPENILLDEDMNPKITDFGLSRCFEEDQTRCITDNVGGTLGYLAPEFQSGEITHKFDLYSLGVIIIEMLTGKKGYQTTENVLEIWNNPTVDTLQWEQIRVCAKIGIECTDFNPAKRPASMKHIIDRLEETECSIHLIPTGGTSQLLTLQQFNLCFTFEPNKVMTCPLQLTNNTNKHVAFRLTDKNMEPSFLNLPLYGLVPPNTPYTLIVATKGKEDLPRKYIIDVFLQSATFILGDDGHIKTFQQQPNKFFQEMENEVQVAKLKALYTLPRDITPSSSMPISHATKIICMVQGTYSYKLDTNQTNQWMILGDDRGYVRIWDCKTQRKVDALNVSASKVLCVKFVARKHWIVAGTQDGLVHVYEYEQERKITSFRAVTAGIFESIWSLAVHPTQSYLLSASTHIKLWDWDKGWECVQIFQMDGPAYQVVFNRNDTIASISMAHYSVEVRSIDSQKSSYDLSGHSSTVSCLDFFTSHDQELLVTGSSDNTAKIWHLEKKICAYTLEASVSPISSVMHQPDLQTLITGSLDGTIYLWSTKNFRIYSSPPMLKGIIKIGSLGAVDHLACVMGRVVIGQFRTIAIMDVESVSYQKQSMDYEQELSVDMIQHAGDTMSKQEISRSISKLPLLDVYPTELHFPYHPNEPIPCSLHLTNNTDENVGFKLVDKSGKSPWCFEKMPLYGIVPRRSNYTLIVTTKEEMKLKKETDFDLVIHSCLYGDKHIMASEDMSDFDEFFEEAKELGNMVHEVTLEAIYVTQEEMTCENILTKYNPDSLRSLDAHPTKPWILTGHASGYARVWNHEMKYPMNVFKVSDYEVSSIKFITRREWIVALTYGGHLHVYDCACVTKIKKIRSVEPSRMLNFSELAIHPILPYVLSPSSVLLDWDQRWNRIQTFPGALRPFAFSPNDNNTFASGSLYSHVQIWRLDSSVPEYSLPGHSEQVLSLDFITRGAQQYLTSGSKDCTAKIWDLQKRECIHTLEAMSPVHCVLAHPNLPVIITGTEHGIIHLWSSTDFRLKRIINLGGGGPVVAIVRLMGLQSRIMIGQKNTIFIMDIYGDEALRPKSVAPWMRHCREKRAEAERRKTEGTGCKTM